A section of the Streptomyces sp. SCL15-4 genome encodes:
- a CDS encoding zf-HC2 domain-containing protein, with product MNGPERSEGPHGHGAAGGRRDGSEPGEHGDGGTGGHRGPDGSGGRFGPPDGTARSAGHSGAVPGPRIPTPRTSLEDSGLALPGLADLGDLAPVPPPDLSHDVLRSLLGAWALAACSAAEAAAVEDHLGGCGSCADEARRLSEAVGLLHQPESLDLDPGLRTRVLESCLRRRPPRIPVPDWAAPYDAETARLDALLQDFGKAEWEARVELRWFENDTATSRRTTVAGVLAHLLAVDGLIAAALGLADPLAGLRGTADRGAAGPAGRTEAYWRTAHPAATRSVRGPWREQSHALVRTVSFTGSHTGKLPVSYGDFTLPLHDAMLDRAFECWVHAEDIAKAVHYPYPVPVPRHLHRMIDLAARVLPTVLAERRRAGLSEPGRSTPHLVPAGAPGRSLRLEIEGDAGGEWLIPLDSPAARGSAELEVAHVVLDGVEFCQLAAGHVSPEEAAAGQDGDRRAIRDVLYAAASLSRM from the coding sequence GTGAACGGCCCGGAACGCTCCGAGGGGCCGCACGGACACGGCGCCGCCGGCGGCCGCCGGGACGGCTCAGAGCCCGGGGAGCACGGGGACGGCGGCACCGGAGGTCACCGCGGACCGGACGGCTCCGGTGGTCGTTTCGGGCCGCCGGACGGGACCGCCCGGAGCGCCGGACACTCCGGGGCCGTGCCCGGTCCGCGGATACCCACGCCCCGGACCTCCCTGGAGGACAGCGGCCTTGCCCTGCCCGGCCTCGCCGACCTGGGAGACCTCGCACCCGTGCCGCCGCCCGACCTGTCGCACGACGTCCTGAGGTCACTGCTCGGCGCCTGGGCGCTGGCCGCCTGCTCGGCGGCGGAGGCGGCGGCCGTGGAGGACCACCTGGGCGGCTGCGGCTCCTGCGCCGACGAGGCCCGCCGGCTGAGCGAGGCGGTCGGCCTGCTGCACCAGCCGGAGAGCCTGGACCTGGACCCCGGCCTGCGCACCCGCGTCCTGGAGAGCTGTCTGCGGCGCCGGCCGCCGCGCATCCCGGTGCCCGACTGGGCCGCGCCGTACGACGCCGAGACCGCCCGGCTGGACGCGCTGCTCCAGGACTTCGGGAAGGCGGAGTGGGAAGCACGGGTGGAACTGCGCTGGTTCGAGAACGACACCGCGACGAGCCGTCGTACGACCGTCGCCGGAGTGCTGGCGCACCTGCTCGCGGTGGACGGGCTGATCGCCGCCGCGCTCGGGCTCGCGGACCCGCTGGCCGGGCTCCGCGGCACGGCGGACCGGGGCGCTGCGGGACCGGCCGGCCGCACGGAGGCGTACTGGCGGACCGCGCACCCGGCGGCCACGCGCTCGGTGCGCGGGCCCTGGCGGGAGCAGAGCCACGCCCTGGTGCGCACGGTGTCCTTCACCGGCAGCCACACCGGCAAACTCCCGGTTTCCTACGGCGACTTCACGCTGCCGCTGCACGACGCGATGCTGGACCGCGCCTTCGAGTGCTGGGTGCACGCCGAGGACATCGCCAAGGCGGTGCACTATCCGTACCCGGTGCCGGTGCCCCGGCATCTGCACCGGATGATCGACCTCGCGGCCCGCGTGCTGCCGACGGTGCTCGCCGAGCGCCGCCGCGCGGGCCTGTCCGAGCCGGGCCGCAGCACCCCGCACCTGGTGCCGGCCGGCGCGCCCGGCCGCAGCCTGCGGCTGGAGATCGAGGGCGACGCCGGAGGCGAGTGGCTGATCCCGCTGGACTCGCCGGCGGCCCGGGGCTCCGCGGAACTGGAGGTGGCCCACGTGGTGCTCGACGGCGTCGAGTTCTGCCAGCTCGCCGCCGGCCATGTGTCACCGGAGGAGGCCGCGGCGGGCCAGGACGGCGACCGCCGCGCCATCCGCGACGTGCTCTACGCGGCGGCGAGCCTCAGCCGGATGTGA
- a CDS encoding alpha/beta hydrolase, whose amino-acid sequence MRSSRTASLLAAGAAAVMVPVLLPATASATTAATTDPLGRYLTQKPAWHRCAPDTPAAFRCATVKVPLDYSRPGGKKLDLAISRWRTSTAKDHRGVLLLNPGGPGGSGLDMPLFLGGELPKSVKNAYDLVGFDPRGVGASSPVGCGLTDKEQNWQRPYKAATFAKDVAWARTVAEKCQARQGGKLRHISTRNTARDMDVIRAVLGEKKISYLGYSYGTYLGAVYTQMFPGRTDRFVLDSAVDPARVWRGMIQVWAEGAEPAFTRWTEWTARHHSAYRLGATPEAVRKAFYDLVAQADRKPIDLDGTRMTGDDIRAFSRATFFSVRDGAEWIVSLKKAAAGRPAGPGLRTPAPVPPSFARATPEDNGDAAFWSVLCADQRDWPRDPEQYRADAIRDKRKYPLYGDFGSSIKPCAFWKTAGERTTKVDNTVRALILQNEWDPQTPLTSGQGLRRAMKGAKMVTVTGGVGHGVYGTKSCADKTATAYLTTGKLPSKDITCKAAPEAAGRGSLLPLPLPGSGGLPGPGSRF is encoded by the coding sequence GTGCGAAGCAGTAGAACCGCCTCCCTGCTGGCGGCCGGTGCCGCCGCCGTCATGGTTCCCGTGCTCCTCCCGGCCACGGCCTCCGCCACGACCGCCGCCACGACCGACCCGCTCGGCCGCTACCTCACGCAGAAGCCGGCGTGGCATCGCTGCGCCCCGGACACGCCCGCCGCCTTCCGGTGCGCCACGGTCAAGGTGCCGCTCGACTACAGCCGCCCGGGCGGCAAGAAGCTCGACCTCGCGATATCCAGGTGGCGGACGAGCACCGCGAAGGACCACCGGGGCGTGCTGCTGCTCAACCCCGGCGGCCCGGGCGGCAGCGGCCTCGACATGCCCCTGTTCCTGGGCGGCGAGCTGCCCAAGTCCGTGAAGAACGCCTACGACCTCGTCGGCTTCGACCCGCGGGGCGTCGGCGCCAGCTCGCCCGTCGGCTGCGGCCTGACCGACAAGGAACAGAACTGGCAACGCCCCTACAAGGCGGCGACGTTCGCCAAGGACGTGGCGTGGGCCCGGACCGTCGCCGAGAAGTGCCAGGCCCGGCAGGGCGGCAAGCTCCGGCACATCTCCACCCGCAACACCGCCCGGGACATGGACGTGATCCGCGCCGTGCTCGGCGAGAAGAAGATCTCCTACCTCGGGTACTCGTACGGCACCTACCTCGGCGCCGTCTACACGCAGATGTTCCCCGGGCGCACCGACCGGTTCGTGCTGGACAGCGCCGTCGACCCGGCCCGCGTCTGGCGCGGCATGATCCAGGTCTGGGCGGAGGGCGCCGAGCCGGCCTTCACCCGCTGGACCGAGTGGACCGCCCGCCACCACTCCGCCTACCGGCTGGGCGCGACGCCCGAGGCGGTCCGCAAGGCCTTCTACGACCTGGTCGCCCAGGCCGACCGCAAGCCCATCGACCTCGACGGCACGCGGATGACCGGGGACGACATCCGCGCCTTCAGCCGCGCCACGTTCTTCAGCGTGCGGGACGGCGCCGAGTGGATCGTCTCGCTGAAGAAGGCCGCCGCGGGCAGGCCGGCCGGCCCGGGGCTCAGGACGCCCGCGCCCGTCCCGCCGTCGTTCGCCCGCGCCACGCCCGAGGACAACGGCGACGCCGCCTTCTGGTCCGTCCTGTGCGCCGACCAGCGCGACTGGCCGCGCGACCCGGAGCAGTACCGCGCCGACGCGATCCGGGACAAGAGGAAGTACCCGCTGTACGGCGACTTCGGCTCCTCCATCAAGCCGTGCGCCTTCTGGAAGACCGCCGGCGAGCGCACCACCAAGGTGGACAACACCGTCCGCGCGCTGATCCTGCAGAACGAGTGGGACCCGCAGACGCCGCTGACCAGCGGCCAGGGTCTGCGCCGCGCCATGAAGGGCGCGAAGATGGTCACGGTCACCGGCGGTGTCGGGCACGGCGTGTACGGCACCAAGTCGTGCGCCGACAAGACGGCCACGGCGTATCTGACCACCGGCAAGCTGCCGTCGAAGGACATCACCTGCAAGGCCGCGCCGGAAGCGGCCGGGCGCGGCAGCCTGCTCCCGCTGCCCCTGCCGGGGTCCGGGGGCCTGCCGGGCCCCGGCAGCCGTTTCTGA
- a CDS encoding ATP-binding protein, whose protein sequence is MQLEIRPDPAEVGRARRWARSRLAGSGITAEEPLAETLILLVSELVTNAVVHTGRPAVLRLCLPCAAAGGGAADPVRVEVADSSNRAPQPRCADDDATGGRGLALVECLADRWGWSPEGAGKSIWCELDRCSPPRQGAALAYGGGLPAYEGRAFEAV, encoded by the coding sequence GTGCAGCTGGAGATCCGGCCCGACCCCGCGGAGGTGGGGCGGGCCAGGCGGTGGGCCCGCTCGCGGCTCGCCGGGTCGGGGATAACGGCCGAGGAGCCGCTGGCCGAGACGCTGATCCTGCTCGTCTCCGAACTGGTGACCAACGCCGTGGTGCACACGGGCCGGCCGGCCGTGCTGCGGCTCTGCCTGCCGTGCGCGGCGGCCGGGGGCGGCGCGGCGGACCCGGTGCGGGTGGAGGTCGCCGACTCCAGCAACCGGGCGCCCCAGCCCCGGTGCGCCGACGACGACGCCACCGGCGGGCGGGGCCTGGCCCTCGTGGAGTGTCTCGCCGACCGCTGGGGCTGGAGCCCCGAGGGCGCCGGCAAGAGCATCTGGTGCGAGCTGGACCGGTGTTCACCGCCGCGCCAGGGCGCGGCGCTGGCGTACGGCGGCGGACTGCCCGCGTACGAGGGGCGCGCCTTCGAAGCGGTGTAG
- a CDS encoding GlxA family transcriptional regulator, which yields MPYEGEFRPHRVAVLAMDGLLPFELGIPHRIFGRPRDAHGRSLYEVATCSVRPPGPVRTDADFSVHVPHGPQALATADTVIIPASYELGPVYEEGRLTDELAAALSHVRPGTRLASICTGAYVLAAAGRLDGRRATTHWADAERFQRMFPEVEVDANVLFIDDGDVLTSAGVAAGIDLCLHLVRRDFGTAVANEVARITVVPPHRDGGQAQYVQRPVPDPQLATTATARAWALGRLHEPIQLRDMAAREAMSVRTFTRRFREEAGLSPGQWLTRQRVERARQLLESTELSMDQVARESGFGTAQSMRQHLQAALGVTPTAYRRTFRTGGAEPHGGTGIGASG from the coding sequence ATGCCGTACGAAGGGGAGTTCCGGCCGCACCGGGTCGCCGTTCTCGCCATGGACGGTCTGCTGCCCTTCGAACTGGGCATTCCGCACCGGATCTTCGGCCGGCCCCGGGACGCGCACGGCCGGTCCCTGTACGAGGTCGCGACCTGCTCCGTCCGTCCGCCCGGCCCGGTCCGGACGGACGCCGACTTCTCCGTCCACGTCCCGCACGGCCCGCAGGCACTGGCCACCGCCGACACGGTGATCATCCCGGCCTCGTACGAACTGGGCCCGGTCTACGAGGAGGGCCGGCTCACCGACGAACTCGCCGCCGCTCTCTCCCATGTACGCCCCGGCACCCGGCTCGCCTCCATCTGCACCGGTGCCTACGTCCTCGCCGCCGCCGGCCGCCTGGACGGCCGCCGGGCCACCACGCACTGGGCCGACGCCGAGCGGTTCCAGCGGATGTTCCCCGAGGTCGAGGTGGACGCCAACGTGCTGTTCATCGACGACGGCGACGTGCTGACCTCGGCCGGAGTGGCCGCCGGGATCGACCTGTGCCTGCACCTGGTCCGCCGCGACTTCGGCACGGCGGTCGCCAACGAGGTCGCCCGGATCACGGTCGTACCGCCCCACCGGGACGGCGGCCAGGCCCAGTACGTCCAGCGCCCGGTGCCCGATCCCCAGCTCGCGACGACGGCGACCGCCCGCGCCTGGGCGCTCGGCCGGCTGCACGAGCCGATCCAGCTGCGGGACATGGCCGCGCGGGAGGCGATGTCGGTGCGCACCTTCACCCGCCGCTTCCGCGAGGAGGCCGGCCTCAGCCCCGGGCAGTGGCTCACCCGGCAGCGCGTGGAGCGGGCCCGTCAACTGCTGGAATCCACCGAGCTGTCGATGGACCAGGTGGCCCGGGAGTCCGGCTTCGGCACGGCCCAGTCGATGCGCCAGCACCTGCAGGCCGCGCTGGGCGTCACCCCCACCGCCTACCGGCGCACCTTCCGCACCGGCGGCGCCGAGCCGCACGGCGGCACCGGCATCGGCGCCTCTGGCTGA
- a CDS encoding MFS transporter gives MTQTTQAAAPVQAPPVRRRRVHRAWFVAAVTFVTITGAAAFRSLPGLLIDPLHQEFGWSRGTIGAAVSVNLALYGLTAPFAAALMDRFGIRRVVAAALTVIALGSGLTVWMTAPWQLLLCWGLLVGLGTGSMALAFAATVTNRWFAARRGLVSGILTAASASGQLVFLPLLSWMVEDHGWRPAAVTVTLTALAVVPLVWLLLRDHPADVGDKPYGAAEFVPKPPPVTGAARRTLAVLSGSARTGTFWLLAGTFAICGASTNGLVQTHFVPAEHDHGMPVTTAASLLAVIGVFDVAGTIASGWFTDRFEPRRLLAVYYALRGLSLLFLPMLLGPAVKPSMIFFIVFYGLDWVATVPPTLALCRERFGEDSAIVFGWVLAAHQIGAAVVAYLGGVARDVFGSYDLLWYASGTLCAAAALMSLVIRRTAPARR, from the coding sequence GTGACTCAGACAACCCAAGCCGCCGCCCCCGTCCAGGCCCCGCCCGTCCGGCGCCGCCGTGTGCACCGCGCCTGGTTCGTCGCCGCCGTCACGTTCGTCACCATCACCGGCGCGGCGGCCTTCCGTTCGCTGCCCGGCCTGCTCATCGACCCGCTCCACCAGGAGTTCGGCTGGTCGCGCGGCACGATCGGCGCGGCCGTCTCCGTCAACCTGGCCCTGTACGGGCTGACCGCGCCCTTCGCCGCCGCTCTCATGGACCGCTTCGGCATCCGGCGGGTGGTCGCCGCCGCGCTCACCGTGATCGCGCTCGGCTCGGGCCTGACCGTGTGGATGACGGCACCTTGGCAACTGCTGCTGTGCTGGGGCCTGCTGGTCGGGCTGGGCACCGGCTCCATGGCGCTGGCGTTCGCCGCGACGGTCACCAACCGCTGGTTCGCCGCGCGGCGCGGACTGGTCAGCGGCATCCTCACCGCGGCCTCCGCCTCCGGCCAGCTGGTCTTCCTGCCGCTGCTGTCCTGGATGGTGGAGGACCACGGCTGGCGGCCCGCCGCGGTCACGGTGACGCTGACCGCGCTCGCCGTGGTCCCGCTGGTCTGGCTGCTGCTGCGCGACCACCCGGCCGACGTGGGCGACAAGCCGTACGGCGCCGCGGAGTTCGTGCCCAAGCCGCCGCCGGTCACCGGTGCCGCGCGCCGCACGCTCGCCGTGCTGTCCGGCTCCGCGCGCACCGGCACCTTCTGGCTGCTCGCCGGCACCTTCGCGATATGCGGCGCCTCCACCAACGGCCTGGTGCAGACCCACTTCGTGCCCGCCGAGCACGATCACGGCATGCCCGTGACGACGGCGGCCTCGCTGCTCGCGGTCATCGGCGTGTTCGACGTCGCGGGCACGATCGCCTCCGGCTGGTTCACCGACCGGTTCGAGCCGCGCCGCCTGCTCGCCGTCTACTACGCCCTGCGCGGGCTGTCCCTGCTCTTCCTGCCGATGCTGCTCGGCCCCGCCGTGAAGCCCTCGATGATCTTCTTCATCGTCTTCTACGGACTGGACTGGGTGGCCACCGTCCCGCCCACCCTCGCCCTGTGCCGCGAGCGGTTCGGCGAGGACAGCGCCATCGTCTTCGGCTGGGTGCTCGCCGCCCACCAGATCGGCGCGGCCGTCGTCGCCTACCTCGGCGGCGTCGCCCGGGACGTCTTCGGCTCCTACGACCTGCTCTGGTACGCCTCCGGCACGCTGTGCGCGGCGGCGGCCCTGATGTCCCTGGTCATCCGCCGCACCGCCCCGGCCAGGCGATGA
- a CDS encoding NAD(P)/FAD-dependent oxidoreductase, with protein sequence MAASRPADVRRPPAPADPPVYVIGAGPGGLAVAHALRERGVRAVVLEKADGVGASWRGYYDRLRLHTTRRLSALPGLPMPRRFGRWVSRDNVVRYLEKYAEHHDLEIVTGVEVHRVEPAADGTGWLLRASGGRELTGSAVVVATGYNHTPRLPDWPGRQEYGGELLHACGYRDAGPYRGRDVLVVGVGNTGAEIAVDLVEGGAARVRLAVRTPPHILRRSTLGWPAQYTGVLVRRLPVWLVDRLAGPVGRLSTPDLSAHGLPRPDTGLYSRVRQGAIPVQDVGLVDAVRRGRVEVVAAVEAFEDGKVVLADGGRIAPNAVIAATGYVRALEGLVGHLGVLDGRGRPVVHGGRTSSRAPGLYFIGFTNPISGMLRELAIDAGRIAKAVAKRTERPAPRL encoded by the coding sequence ATGGCCGCCTCCCGCCCCGCCGATGTCCGCCGCCCGCCGGCCCCCGCCGACCCTCCGGTCTATGTGATCGGCGCCGGACCGGGCGGCCTGGCCGTCGCCCACGCGCTGCGGGAGCGGGGCGTGCGGGCGGTGGTCCTGGAGAAGGCCGACGGGGTCGGCGCCTCCTGGCGCGGCTACTACGACCGGCTGCGGCTGCACACCACCCGGCGGCTGTCCGCGCTGCCCGGCCTGCCCATGCCCCGCAGGTTCGGGCGCTGGGTGTCGCGGGACAACGTGGTGCGGTACCTGGAGAAGTACGCCGAGCACCACGACCTGGAGATCGTCACCGGGGTGGAGGTGCACCGCGTCGAACCGGCCGCGGACGGCACCGGGTGGCTGCTGCGCGCCTCCGGGGGCCGGGAGCTGACCGGCAGCGCGGTGGTCGTCGCCACCGGCTACAACCACACCCCGCGGCTGCCCGACTGGCCGGGCCGGCAGGAGTACGGCGGCGAGCTGCTGCACGCCTGCGGCTACCGCGACGCCGGGCCGTACCGGGGCCGGGACGTGCTCGTCGTCGGCGTCGGCAACACGGGCGCGGAGATCGCCGTGGACCTGGTGGAGGGCGGGGCCGCGCGGGTGCGCCTCGCGGTGCGCACGCCGCCGCACATCCTGCGCCGCTCCACCCTCGGCTGGCCCGCGCAGTACACCGGCGTCCTCGTCCGGCGGCTGCCGGTGTGGCTGGTGGACCGGCTCGCGGGGCCGGTGGGCCGGCTGAGCACTCCCGACCTGTCCGCGCACGGGCTGCCGCGCCCGGACACCGGCCTGTACAGCAGAGTGCGGCAGGGCGCGATCCCGGTGCAGGACGTCGGCCTGGTCGACGCCGTCCGCCGGGGCCGGGTGGAGGTCGTGGCCGCCGTGGAGGCGTTCGAGGACGGCAAGGTGGTCCTCGCCGACGGCGGCCGGATCGCGCCGAACGCGGTGATCGCGGCCACCGGGTACGTCCGCGCGCTGGAGGGTCTGGTCGGGCATCTGGGAGTGCTGGACGGGCGCGGCCGGCCGGTGGTGCACGGCGGCCGCACCTCCTCCCGCGCGCCCGGCCTGTACTTCATCGGGTTCACCAATCCGATCAGCGGAATGCTGCGGGAGCTGGCGATCGACGCGGGACGGATCGCGAAGGCGGTCGCGAAACGGACGGAACGGCCGGCCCCGCGACTTTGA
- a CDS encoding carboxymuconolactone decarboxylase family protein: MEKRSITAEVPMVPRMTEDPARLVPELADVSAALWRVTGNGSVPRATIGLVQLRAGQIVGSTYLTVLHSGFLRTAGESEERIASVASWWDSPYFSAAERAALALVEAVLRPAASGERVCDELYARVAEHYEGKALATLMFVIGQVNFFIPVALVAKPVPGRSFTDPWD; the protein is encoded by the coding sequence ATGGAGAAGCGTTCGATCACGGCCGAGGTCCCGATGGTGCCGCGCATGACCGAGGACCCCGCGCGGCTCGTGCCCGAACTGGCGGACGTGTCGGCGGCGTTGTGGCGGGTGACCGGCAACGGTTCGGTGCCGCGCGCCACCATCGGCCTGGTCCAGCTGCGGGCCGGCCAGATCGTCGGCAGCACCTATCTGACCGTGCTGCACAGCGGTTTCCTGCGCACGGCCGGGGAGTCGGAGGAGCGGATCGCGTCGGTGGCGTCCTGGTGGGACTCTCCGTACTTCTCCGCCGCCGAGCGGGCCGCGCTGGCCCTGGTGGAGGCGGTGCTCCGGCCGGCCGCGTCCGGTGAGCGGGTCTGCGACGAGCTGTACGCGCGGGTGGCCGAGCACTATGAGGGCAAGGCCCTGGCCACGCTGATGTTCGTGATCGGCCAGGTCAATTTCTTCATCCCGGTCGCGCTCGTCGCCAAGCCGGTGCCCGGGCGGTCGTTCACGGACCCGTGGGACTGA
- a CDS encoding pyridoxal 5'-phosphate synthase translates to MAQDDLHELLRSLRVWDPEVTRLPPFDPDTAPPTPLALFTSWFAEAVAAGQPEPHTMSLATADEEGLPDVRIVMLHGADADGWSFATHATSAKGRALAARPEAALAFYWPVLGRQVRLRGPVVPAPAEESQADLHARSTGALAAALTGRQSEELDSLAELRRASEAAWERARENPAEPSPTWTLYRLRPRTVEFFQGDPERRHVRLEYRSTGFGWSKALLWP, encoded by the coding sequence ATGGCACAGGACGATCTTCACGAACTGCTTCGCTCGCTGCGGGTCTGGGACCCCGAGGTCACCCGGCTGCCGCCCTTCGACCCGGACACCGCCCCGCCCACCCCGCTCGCCCTGTTCACGAGCTGGTTCGCCGAGGCGGTGGCGGCGGGACAGCCGGAGCCGCACACCATGTCGCTGGCGACCGCCGACGAGGAGGGCCTGCCGGACGTGCGGATCGTGATGCTGCACGGCGCCGACGCGGACGGCTGGTCCTTCGCCACGCACGCCACGAGCGCGAAGGGCCGCGCGCTGGCCGCCCGGCCGGAGGCGGCCCTCGCCTTCTACTGGCCGGTGCTCGGCCGCCAGGTGCGGCTGCGCGGGCCGGTCGTCCCCGCGCCGGCCGAGGAGAGCCAGGCCGACCTGCACGCGCGGTCCACCGGTGCGCTGGCCGCCGCACTGACCGGCCGGCAGAGCGAGGAGCTGGACTCCCTGGCGGAGCTGCGGCGGGCCTCGGAGGCGGCCTGGGAGCGGGCCCGGGAGAACCCGGCGGAGCCGTCGCCGACCTGGACGCTGTACCGGCTGCGCCCGCGGACGGTGGAGTTCTTCCAGGGCGACCCGGAGCGGCGGCACGTGCGCCTGGAGTACCGCAGCACCGGATTCGGCTGGAGCAAGGCGCTGCTGTGGCCGTGA
- a CDS encoding LysE family translocator — protein sequence MDSGLLFSFLAVDLLLVCVPGADWAYVITTALRGGRTPRAVAGLVCGYALHTALATAGLAVLVAGSPGLLTAVTVAGAGYLLWLGWGVLRRPAVPGATGPASSGTDAAAAGGRPFLRGATISGLNPKGLLLYLSVLPQFLTLRGAHLPVPAQTAVLGLLHMACCAAVYLTVGTLARVLLAARPAAARAVTRTSGAAMLGIGAFLLVERLATL from the coding sequence ATGGACTCGGGACTGCTCTTCTCCTTCCTCGCCGTGGACCTGCTGCTGGTGTGCGTACCGGGCGCCGACTGGGCGTACGTCATCACGACCGCCCTGCGCGGCGGCCGGACACCGCGCGCGGTGGCGGGCCTGGTCTGCGGCTACGCCCTGCACACCGCCCTGGCGACGGCGGGCCTGGCGGTCCTCGTGGCAGGCTCCCCGGGCCTGCTGACGGCCGTGACGGTGGCGGGCGCGGGATACCTGCTGTGGCTGGGCTGGGGGGTGCTGCGCCGGCCGGCGGTGCCGGGCGCGACGGGTCCGGCTTCCTCGGGGACGGATGCCGCGGCGGCCGGCGGCCGGCCCTTCCTGCGCGGTGCGACGATCAGCGGCCTGAACCCCAAGGGCCTGCTCCTCTACCTCTCCGTGCTCCCCCAGTTCCTCACCCTGCGCGGCGCGCACCTGCCCGTCCCCGCGCAGACGGCGGTCCTCGGCCTGCTCCACATGGCGTGCTGCGCGGCCGTCTACCTCACCGTCGGCACCCTCGCCCGCGTCCTGCTCGCGGCCCGCCCGGCGGCGGCCCGCGCGGTGACCCGGACCTCGGGCGCGGCGATGCTCGGCATCGGAGCGTTCCTCCTGGTGGAACGCCTGGCCACGCTCTAG
- a CDS encoding Lrp/AsnC family transcriptional regulator, translating to MDDVDRKILAELQQDGRLTVTELAARVRLSVSPCHRRLRELERSGAIRGYRAVVDPGSLGLNFEALVFVSMRQEDRDTVAEFERAVGELEHVLDAQRLFGEPDYLLRVATADLAAFQRLYDERLATLPGVQRLTSTLVMKHVVRDRPLPA from the coding sequence ATGGACGACGTGGACCGGAAAATCCTTGCCGAGCTTCAGCAGGACGGGCGGCTGACCGTGACCGAGCTGGCCGCCCGGGTGCGGCTCAGCGTCTCGCCGTGCCACCGGCGGCTGCGCGAGCTGGAGCGGTCCGGCGCCATCCGGGGCTACCGCGCGGTGGTGGACCCGGGCTCGCTCGGACTGAACTTCGAGGCGCTGGTCTTCGTCTCCATGCGCCAGGAGGACCGGGACACGGTCGCCGAGTTCGAGCGGGCGGTCGGTGAACTGGAGCATGTGCTGGACGCCCAGCGGCTGTTCGGCGAGCCGGACTATCTGCTCCGGGTGGCCACCGCCGACCTGGCCGCCTTCCAGCGGCTGTACGACGAGCGGCTGGCGACCCTGCCGGGCGTGCAGCGGCTCACCTCGACGCTGGTGATGAAGCACGTGGTGCGGGACCGGCCGCTGCCCGCGTAG
- a CDS encoding TetR family transcriptional regulator: protein MRTVDGRVAGRRGQATRQKLLDCLSEMLSSSPYRDVKVIDVARKAGTSPATFYQYFPDVEGAVLEIAERMAAEGAGLTELVEGRTWTGKSGWQTAQELVDGFLDFWRRNDAILRVVDLGAAEGDKRFYKIRMKILNSVNNSLADSIAELQAKGRVDKDVNPAAVAGALVAMLAAVAAHQKGFTSWGVKQAELKPNLALLMHLGVTGKKPSR from the coding sequence GTGCGTACCGTCGACGGCCGCGTGGCCGGCCGGCGTGGGCAGGCGACCCGGCAGAAGCTGCTCGACTGCCTCAGCGAGATGCTCAGCTCCTCCCCCTACCGGGACGTCAAGGTCATCGATGTCGCGCGGAAGGCGGGAACGTCGCCCGCGACCTTCTACCAGTACTTCCCCGACGTCGAAGGCGCCGTCCTGGAGATCGCCGAGCGGATGGCCGCCGAGGGCGCGGGACTGACCGAGCTGGTCGAAGGGCGCACCTGGACCGGCAAGTCGGGCTGGCAGACCGCACAGGAACTCGTGGACGGATTCCTGGACTTCTGGCGCCGCAACGACGCGATCCTGCGGGTGGTGGACCTCGGTGCGGCCGAGGGGGACAAACGGTTCTACAAGATCCGCATGAAGATCCTGAACTCGGTCAACAACTCCCTCGCGGACTCCATCGCGGAGCTTCAGGCCAAGGGCCGGGTGGACAAGGACGTGAACCCGGCGGCGGTGGCCGGTGCGCTGGTCGCGATGCTCGCGGCGGTGGCGGCCCACCAGAAGGGCTTCACCTCCTGGGGTGTGAAGCAGGCCGAACTGAAGCCGAACCTGGCGCTGTTGATGCACCTGGGAGTGACCGGCAAGAAGCCGTCCAGGTAG
- a CDS encoding VOC family protein, translating into MAENRASANEETYGEGVPCWVDAQLPDVEAGKRFYGELFGWTFQEAYGSSVWALLGEDRVAALAPKTDGRMPTVWTVSFATPDAAALARRITAAGGRMITDPYPAGGLGTAALAADPEGAVFGLWQPGGHRGFGRRRAPGTFVWAELYTRDTASANTFYGDLFHDALFGPGAAPDFGRAEVTEVFPAEMPPHFVAHFRVTVLDDALGTVRRLGGRVQAPPFETSYGRVAVVTDNQGASFALLQR; encoded by the coding sequence ATGGCCGAAAACAGGGCATCCGCGAACGAAGAGACATACGGGGAGGGCGTCCCCTGCTGGGTCGACGCCCAGCTGCCCGACGTCGAGGCGGGCAAGCGGTTCTACGGTGAGCTTTTCGGATGGACCTTCCAGGAGGCGTACGGCTCCTCGGTGTGGGCCCTGCTGGGCGAGGACCGGGTCGCGGCGTTGGCCCCCAAGACGGACGGCCGCATGCCCACCGTCTGGACGGTCTCCTTCGCCACCCCGGACGCCGCGGCCCTCGCCCGGCGGATCACGGCGGCCGGCGGGCGGATGATCACCGACCCGTACCCGGCCGGCGGCCTCGGCACCGCCGCCCTGGCCGCCGATCCCGAGGGCGCGGTGTTCGGCCTCTGGCAGCCCGGCGGCCACCGCGGCTTCGGGCGGCGGCGCGCGCCGGGCACCTTCGTCTGGGCCGAGCTGTACACCCGGGACACCGCCTCCGCCAACACCTTCTACGGCGACCTCTTCCACGACGCCCTGTTCGGCCCCGGCGCCGCGCCCGACTTCGGCCGCGCGGAGGTGACCGAGGTGTTCCCGGCCGAGATGCCACCGCACTTCGTCGCCCACTTCCGGGTCACCGTCCTGGACGACGCCCTCGGCACGGTCCGGCGGCTCGGCGGCCGGGTGCAGGCGCCGCCCTTCGAGACGTCGTACGGCCGGGTGGCCGTCGTCACCGACAATCAGGGAGCGTCCTTCGCGCTGCTCCAGCGATGA